From the genome of Nocardia sp. NBC_01503, one region includes:
- a CDS encoding FxsB family cyclophane-forming radical SAM/SPASM peptide maturase, producing MEQIISELPWRDWGLDFAELRRGGWRPKPFNEFIVKIHGHCNLACDYCYVYEMADQSWLSKPKAMSREVFRGTCELIKDHAVGYALPAVNLVLHGGEPLLVGTSELEYFARTAREVLDPVVRLRLGVQTNGVLIDEDVLRICERWNIKIGVSLDGGAPEHDRHRIDPAGRGSHARVVAGLEQLLTPRHRHLFSGLLCTVDVDNDPIRTYESMLLFEPPLVDFTLPHGNWTTPPPERGLDQTRTPYGDWLIAVFDRWYDAPVRETGVRLFGDIVDLLLGGRATSELLGLGPIRLAVVETDGSLEQADDLKSAFEGAARIPARGEGNPLDMAMWEPSVMARQIGSTALSATCLECPVQNVCGGGNYAHRYRAGEGFRNPSVYCADLRKLITHIESRVHADLDAALTPVSVPTASSEIPTAGNPGESRP from the coding sequence GTGGAGCAGATCATCAGCGAATTGCCTTGGCGTGATTGGGGTCTCGACTTCGCCGAACTGCGCCGCGGTGGCTGGCGGCCCAAACCGTTCAACGAGTTCATCGTCAAGATCCACGGTCACTGCAACCTCGCCTGCGACTACTGCTATGTCTACGAGATGGCGGATCAGAGCTGGCTGTCCAAGCCGAAAGCCATGTCGCGCGAGGTGTTTCGCGGAACTTGCGAGCTGATCAAGGATCATGCGGTCGGGTATGCGCTGCCCGCGGTCAACCTCGTCCTGCACGGCGGGGAACCGCTGCTGGTCGGCACGAGCGAGTTGGAGTATTTCGCGCGCACCGCCCGCGAAGTACTCGACCCCGTGGTGCGACTGCGGCTCGGGGTGCAGACCAACGGCGTGCTCATCGACGAAGATGTGCTCCGAATCTGCGAACGCTGGAATATCAAGATCGGCGTCAGCCTGGACGGCGGTGCGCCCGAACATGATCGGCATCGTATCGACCCGGCGGGGCGCGGTAGTCACGCCCGGGTCGTCGCCGGGTTGGAGCAATTGCTCACTCCCCGGCACCGGCACCTGTTCTCCGGGCTGCTGTGCACCGTCGATGTGGACAACGATCCGATCCGGACGTATGAGTCGATGTTGCTGTTCGAACCGCCGCTGGTGGATTTCACTCTACCCCATGGGAATTGGACGACCCCGCCGCCGGAGCGCGGTCTGGATCAGACCCGTACGCCCTACGGCGACTGGCTGATCGCGGTCTTCGACAGGTGGTACGACGCGCCCGTGCGGGAGACCGGAGTCCGGCTCTTCGGCGATATCGTCGATCTGCTGCTCGGCGGCCGGGCCACCTCGGAGCTGCTGGGTCTGGGGCCGATTCGGCTCGCCGTGGTGGAGACCGACGGCTCGCTCGAGCAGGCCGACGATCTGAAATCCGCCTTCGAGGGTGCGGCCCGAATCCCGGCGCGCGGCGAGGGCAATCCGCTCGATATGGCGATGTGGGAGCCCTCGGTGATGGCGCGGCAGATCGGATCCACGGCATTGAGTGCGACCTGCCTCGAATGTCCCGTTCAAAATGTCTGTGGCGGTGGGAATTACGCGCATCGCTATCGGGCGGGAGAGGGATTCCGGAACCCGTCGGTGTACTGCGCCGATCTCAGGAAGCTCATCACCCATATCGAATCGCGAGTACACGCCGATCTCGACGCCGCGCTCACGCCGGTGTCGGTGCCCACCGCTTCCTCGGAAATTCCCACGGCTGGGAATCCCGGAGAATCAAGGCCGTAG
- a CDS encoding ATP-binding protein translates to MAFDRDLQPTVAIRGNLQFTHAGLVTATYFINPLGYGLRNASDKFDVKAAHHALINSLPNGSLLLGIQAGLNTLDVLGKMVEGVDLDECESYAVEVVAAYERVRAIGPQTRIFLLSMPVGSANPGMSGLARMWRGAAPADLSGVTRADIEGYEEKASEILSRIGEDFDPMPVPAALFQWLWEHYLSRGAAGDPVAPTRVGALDDVTAAVFRSAALDEGAQADSGRRLRPSFVPVIKVVQPDFEFRPSYQAMLTPHSFPYAGMTFPGGSEFLNVIEGLGDVTVDWGIRVSTRPADQVLKNNETNLRRLGEQMDQRDQEVSFAQNTLMSKAQMLGEYNTHFEVNGGESEVSFTTVIAVGGASREATMDAVNLLKRRYRRFQVELTAPLGAQVDLWSMLVPGSPQRRAFDDFAHIVPSDMWAGFVPFTSSQIGDDSGPVIGVNLMSGHFEPIHFGIMEAALHDLSASFAVTGELGSGKSYLLKLIAALVNDMGGQFLAIDRSQVGEWAHFAAAIDDAVVIDLANPTVSLDPLRLFDPRIAGERTLDSILPLLDLSPTSGAGAVASSLLTPRGIAEHRIASLVDLFQVVLRLRDTPGIGDDYADLASRLGTIADRVPVLFDPNLATLRLDSAATVIRSHQVALPSAEELTTPHLYNRLPLTKRLGTALYELVGVAAREAFLRDNGRFGLLIGDEAHHFTQTQVGAAVTSDFSRDGRKHLAAIGLASHDPATDFQGAAHNLIPNRFVFRQRDETLARNSLEWLGVNLDEAPYLLQILREDTSPPVGPGRQVPQERRGEMFMRDALNRIGRGKILGPARPERAAAITSTPGAVKAAIGQG, encoded by the coding sequence TACTTCATCAATCCGCTCGGCTACGGATTGCGCAACGCCAGTGACAAATTCGATGTCAAGGCCGCGCATCACGCGCTGATCAACAGCCTGCCGAACGGCTCGCTGCTGCTGGGCATCCAGGCTGGGCTCAATACCCTGGACGTGCTCGGCAAGATGGTGGAGGGCGTCGATCTCGACGAATGTGAATCGTATGCGGTCGAAGTGGTCGCGGCCTACGAGCGGGTTCGTGCCATCGGGCCGCAGACGCGAATATTCCTGCTGTCCATGCCCGTCGGCTCCGCCAACCCGGGAATGTCCGGGCTGGCGCGGATGTGGCGCGGCGCCGCACCGGCGGACCTGTCCGGGGTCACCCGGGCCGATATCGAGGGGTACGAGGAGAAAGCGTCCGAGATCCTGTCTCGGATCGGCGAGGATTTCGACCCGATGCCGGTTCCGGCGGCATTGTTCCAATGGTTGTGGGAGCACTACCTTTCCCGGGGCGCGGCCGGAGATCCGGTGGCGCCCACCCGGGTCGGCGCGCTCGATGATGTGACGGCCGCGGTCTTCCGCTCGGCCGCCCTCGACGAGGGCGCGCAGGCCGACAGCGGACGTCGGCTGCGGCCCTCGTTCGTGCCGGTGATCAAGGTGGTGCAACCCGATTTCGAGTTCCGGCCCTCCTACCAGGCGATGCTGACCCCGCATTCATTTCCATACGCGGGCATGACATTTCCCGGCGGCAGCGAATTCCTCAATGTGATCGAGGGGCTCGGCGATGTCACCGTCGACTGGGGGATTCGGGTGTCGACCCGGCCCGCGGATCAGGTGCTCAAGAACAACGAGACCAACCTGCGCCGACTCGGCGAGCAGATGGATCAGCGTGATCAGGAAGTGTCGTTCGCACAGAACACCCTGATGTCGAAGGCACAGATGCTGGGGGAGTACAACACCCACTTCGAGGTCAACGGTGGGGAGTCGGAGGTGTCCTTCACGACGGTCATCGCGGTCGGCGGGGCCTCCCGGGAGGCGACCATGGACGCGGTGAACCTGCTCAAACGCCGCTACCGCAGGTTTCAGGTCGAGCTCACCGCACCGCTGGGCGCACAGGTGGACCTGTGGTCGATGCTGGTGCCGGGCAGTCCGCAGCGGCGGGCATTCGACGATTTCGCCCATATCGTGCCCTCGGACATGTGGGCCGGATTCGTGCCGTTCACCAGCAGTCAGATCGGCGACGACAGCGGTCCGGTGATCGGGGTGAACCTGATGTCGGGGCACTTCGAGCCGATCCACTTCGGCATCATGGAGGCCGCGCTGCACGATCTGTCCGCCTCGTTCGCCGTCACCGGTGAACTCGGTTCGGGCAAATCCTATCTGCTGAAACTCATCGCGGCACTGGTCAATGACATGGGCGGGCAGTTCCTCGCCATCGACCGCAGCCAGGTCGGGGAATGGGCGCATTTCGCCGCCGCCATCGACGACGCGGTGGTCATCGATCTGGCCAATCCGACTGTCTCCCTGGACCCTTTGCGTCTGTTCGACCCGCGTATCGCGGGCGAGCGCACCCTGGATTCGATTCTGCCGTTGCTCGATCTCTCACCGACCTCGGGTGCGGGTGCGGTGGCCAGTTCCCTGCTCACCCCGCGCGGTATCGCCGAGCATCGCATCGCCTCGCTGGTGGATCTGTTCCAGGTGGTACTGCGCCTGCGTGATACGCCCGGAATCGGTGACGACTACGCGGATCTGGCCTCCCGGCTGGGAACGATCGCCGATCGGGTGCCGGTGCTGTTCGACCCGAATCTGGCGACCCTGCGACTGGATTCGGCCGCCACCGTGATTCGCAGTCATCAGGTGGCGCTGCCCTCGGCCGAGGAGCTCACCACACCGCACCTGTACAACCGGCTGCCCCTGACCAAACGACTCGGCACCGCGCTGTACGAACTCGTGGGAGTCGCCGCGCGCGAGGCGTTCCTGCGTGACAACGGCCGTTTCGGACTGCTGATCGGCGATGAGGCGCACCATTTCACTCAAACCCAGGTCGGTGCGGCGGTCACCTCGGACTTCAGTCGTGACGGCCGAAAGCATCTGGCCGCCATCGGCCTCGCCTCGCACGATCCGGCCACCGACTTCCAGGGCGCGGCACACAATCTCATCCCGAACCGGTTCGTCTTCCGCCAGCGCGATGAGACCCTCGCGCGCAACAGCCTGGAATGGCTGGGCGTGAATCTCGACGAAGCGCCCTACCTGCTGCAGATTCTGCGCGAGGACACCTCACCACCGGTCGGTCCGGGCCGCCAGGTGCCGCAGGAGCGGCGCGGGGAGATGTTCATGCGCGATGCCTTGAACCGCATCGGGCGCGGCAAGATCCTGGGGCCGGCACGACCCGAGCGGGCCGCCGCCATCACCAGTACGCCGGGGGCCGTCAAGGCCGCGATCGGGCAGGGCTGA
- a CDS encoding C40 family peptidase: MTEAAEVTPESEAVAAEREAPPGTPTPWNRRPPGTAWPPIRPAGPPHPGAAQPPASPAVHPGGPPRPGAADVVAGATPPRTAPGAAATPAPGETTGTGQDPAAARPDVAGTPPDPGGARSGGAAAQPDSARAHSDSDDREHGDRHGSDPGVSALSAAAPALAMLPMMLASLLGGAGGGGAQPGGGAPRNTSGTTDSGQTGVGAPNTSDESSRTLSPQAQAALRALEQLRDAYGKSRDSARTGSGTKPVQTGVRPGSGTGSGAGGGDAAAALSAVQLYQRTAAIAFNNLDNQLAGYLSGLAGTHGIDRAALNSLIKELDLALIKLGTAAYTPAGAQKVHDILTIALREGIRLAGAGQVNASDTAAAIDSLTGQYLYAIAGRNYPGSMPASAGVSAAVQQVIAVATAQVGKPYVWGAEGPNSFDCSGLMQYAARSVGVSIPRVSQDQYRQLPKVNPADIRPGDLIFPAGQYNGGSPTHVMMYLGNGQCVEAPRPGATVRITALPSSYAASRWS, from the coding sequence ATGACCGAAGCCGCGGAGGTGACGCCCGAGTCGGAAGCCGTTGCGGCCGAACGAGAAGCGCCGCCCGGAACGCCCACCCCGTGGAACCGTCGCCCGCCCGGCACGGCCTGGCCGCCGATTCGCCCGGCCGGTCCGCCCCATCCCGGCGCGGCCCAGCCACCCGCGTCTCCCGCGGTCCATCCCGGCGGCCCGCCCCGTCCGGGGGCCGCCGACGTGGTCGCGGGCGCGACACCCCCGCGCACCGCGCCCGGGGCAGCGGCGACACCGGCCCCCGGGGAGACGACCGGAACGGGACAGGATCCCGCCGCAGCCCGTCCGGATGTTGCGGGCACACCGCCGGATCCCGGCGGGGCGCGATCGGGTGGCGCGGCGGCACAGCCGGATTCGGCTCGGGCGCACTCGGATTCGGATGACCGCGAGCATGGCGACCGACACGGATCCGATCCCGGCGTGAGTGCCCTCAGTGCGGCGGCTCCCGCCCTCGCCATGCTCCCGATGATGCTCGCCTCGCTGCTCGGCGGAGCGGGTGGCGGCGGTGCCCAGCCCGGTGGTGGCGCGCCGCGAAATACCTCGGGCACAACCGATTCCGGGCAGACGGGAGTGGGTGCCCCGAACACGTCGGACGAATCCTCGCGCACCTTGTCTCCGCAGGCGCAGGCCGCGCTGCGCGCGCTCGAGCAGCTTCGGGACGCCTACGGAAAGTCCCGCGACAGCGCTCGTACCGGATCCGGAACGAAGCCGGTGCAGACGGGGGTTCGACCGGGCAGCGGAACCGGTTCGGGCGCGGGCGGTGGTGACGCCGCGGCGGCGCTGTCCGCCGTGCAGCTCTATCAGCGCACCGCCGCAATCGCTTTCAACAACCTCGACAACCAACTCGCGGGTTATCTCTCCGGTCTGGCCGGTACTCACGGGATCGATCGGGCGGCGTTGAACTCGCTGATCAAGGAATTGGACCTCGCGCTGATCAAGCTCGGGACGGCGGCGTACACCCCGGCGGGGGCACAGAAGGTGCACGATATCCTCACCATCGCATTGCGCGAGGGCATCCGGTTGGCCGGTGCGGGGCAGGTCAACGCATCCGATACCGCCGCCGCGATCGACAGTCTGACCGGGCAGTACCTCTACGCCATCGCCGGTCGGAACTATCCGGGGAGCATGCCCGCGAGCGCGGGGGTCTCGGCGGCGGTACAGCAGGTCATCGCAGTGGCCACGGCCCAGGTCGGCAAACCGTATGTGTGGGGCGCCGAAGGTCCCAACTCGTTCGACTGCTCCGGTCTCATGCAGTACGCGGCTCGCTCTGTGGGGGTGAGTATTCCGCGTGTCTCGCAGGATCAGTACCGCCAGCTGCCCAAGGTGAATCCCGCCGATATCCGGCCCGGCGATCTGATCTTCCCGGCCGGTCAGTACAACGGCGGCAGCCCGACGCACGTCATGATGTATCTGGGTAATGGGCAGTGTGTCGAAGCGCCTCGACCCGGGGCCACCGTCCGCATTACCGCGCTCCCCTCGAGCTACGCCGCCAGCCGATGGAGTTGA